One Campylobacter concisus DNA window includes the following coding sequences:
- the murD gene encoding UDP-N-acetylmuramoyl-L-alanine--D-glutamate ligase, with translation MRKSLFGYGGTIKAIAKNFTKDGLWNIYDDKFSEISKDEFGNALLPVSEFDPAKSSLEIPSPGIPPHHELIKKAKNLVSEYDYFYEIYKENLPFNIWISGTNGKTTTTKMTQHLLESKGSVMGGNVGIALANLDPNAKIWILETSSFTLHYTNHATPGIYVLLPITPDHLSWHGDMSEYEKAKLKPLASMSESSVAIVPKIYASTPTKAKVIAYKDESDLAKFCGVSVDDINFKTPFLLDALLALAVEKILFDRCDVALLNTFVIEANKLEEFSDKNGRIWVNDTKATNIDASIQAVKRYKDHFIHLILGGDDKGVDMTPLFEDLKNLRVKIYAIGSNSDKLMKLATKFGIPALKCDFLQNAVNEINKELKTSEIALLSPAAASLDQFKSYAERGDKFKEFIKAL, from the coding sequence ATGAGAAAATCGCTATTTGGCTACGGTGGCACGATAAAGGCGATCGCAAAGAATTTCACAAAAGACGGTCTTTGGAATATCTATGATGATAAATTTAGTGAAATCTCAAAAGATGAGTTTGGCAATGCTCTTTTGCCAGTTAGCGAATTTGACCCAGCAAAAAGCAGCCTAGAGATACCAAGCCCAGGTATCCCGCCTCATCACGAGCTTATTAAAAAAGCTAAGAATTTAGTTAGCGAGTATGACTATTTTTATGAAATTTATAAAGAAAATCTGCCATTTAACATCTGGATAAGCGGCACAAACGGCAAGACTACGACTACAAAGATGACGCAGCACCTACTAGAGAGCAAGGGCTCAGTCATGGGCGGAAACGTCGGCATCGCACTAGCAAATTTAGACCCAAACGCTAAAATTTGGATACTTGAGACTAGCTCATTTACCCTTCACTACACAAATCACGCCACACCAGGCATTTACGTGCTTTTGCCGATCACTCCAGATCATCTAAGCTGGCATGGAGACATGAGCGAATACGAAAAGGCTAAGCTAAAGCCGCTTGCTAGTATGAGCGAAAGTAGCGTGGCGATCGTGCCTAAAATTTATGCCAGCACGCCAACAAAGGCAAAAGTGATTGCTTACAAAGACGAGAGCGATCTGGCTAAATTTTGCGGTGTAAGCGTAGATGATATAAATTTCAAAACGCCATTTTTACTTGACGCGCTGCTAGCACTTGCGGTAGAGAAAATTTTATTTGACCGCTGCGATGTCGCACTTTTAAATACCTTCGTCATCGAGGCAAACAAGCTTGAAGAATTTAGCGATAAAAATGGCAGAATCTGGGTCAATGACACAAAAGCTACTAACATAGATGCGAGCATACAAGCCGTAAAACGCTACAAAGATCATTTCATACATCTAATACTTGGTGGCGATGATAAGGGTGTTGATATGACGCCACTTTTTGAAGACTTGAAGAATTTAAGAGTAAAAATTTACGCCATCGGCTCAAATAGTGACAAACTCATGAAATTAGCGACTAAATTTGGCATACCGGCTTTAAAATGCGATTTTTTACAAAATGCCGTAAATGAGATAAATAAAGAGCTAAAGACCAGCGAGATAGCGCTTCTAAGCCCGGCAGCTGCGAGCCTTGATCAGTTTAAGAGCTATGCCGAGCGAGGCGATAAATTTAAAGAGTTTATAAAGGCGCTTTAA
- a CDS encoding glycoside hydrolase family 19 protein, whose product MPLTPRNDVNFKRNLIDIIKFSYDNDISRPFISNNKLLIGYGFSLKDDIELICAQIYKNNKDKVIKDVKRAIANTTSTTTIEKIDTDELFKKINDATKEAYAKSGGADTLPEFEFSSEDQLNAILEQKLTPLIQEINQKLNNSSLKNLQAVSLTSDTQNSQISREHVALLALLYISKKSNIDPSLASYIKSKNRFKAWFWLAYESFSDEASNKTSILREKISNQFGLYESNEQNVNFTECIDVFSHLNISKAKYKSKNQNNKEIIQNVTHLEFMKLQENGSNLNASDTSKCEALFQPFVTKINSLLSTQSTKTFNLENIYCVNLISSNASNTSRINKLLRQREEEFYKQENILLLCPRKMTTPIRVFQPKKSEFTVVLASQTPFDCSELNPKELNSSRPNYGKANLCELILTDFKFDSYEDSKNEEIKFKNAKSKDTVILYQENKNEEDKINGATFTSIKQNSDDIEYKLEDDAISMKYFEDQTSKNKHLNFSLLNFAKENNFTLRDDKDSAMFDIKLRLAHGNNIVPTSASSSGLTLTINNLIIENEDGKASEDIDKIYLHHCFDKSIYESISLVKNEDSDIKNSYTATFNIPIDKENKGDTKFILYSSDLSKVYSTKDIHAHTDTAVISLGYQDKSSSNFCYSNKVSLRDITDHITNVISDSEYPFKTNEPISLKAIYKQEKGSKRYKEILWGYKVINSKEYDELSKSNPKDVVGLKDQKGKEITFKISDVIQKDDLDKLKQGGHTIVFFAYLEGDKDKFKFFTRYGKNHIRIDIKIPLYIKFKDDKLVIYEFEHAIKEKTFDAKLKLSDNKDDTLIKNDNYLYISKDISSNEINIYEDDKLSKELKSDENTNKSYQIYAKEESPNNQSNADKDDKLGINLLNKENMDKFINSFNESKSLTRVNKGIWEDGDEGVGVKMRESCLCGRNISKEELIKLGVSEDNTNIFLNYINSTMKEYNINTCKRKIHFLAQIRHESGEFVYLKEIADGSAYEGRKDLGNTQPGDGKRFKGRGLIQITGRKNYTAYGSYKGINFTDGSNNTKLEEKQYAVDSAGWYWAKHLNVNLNNMADDDDLIYITYRINGGFNGFSDRKNKLLKMHSTIECLRDSFNNLEDNNYSIKSSKVWNIHDAVYKYANLNNSESNECRLRYLELTKDYLKLPNGKAKDIIIKRRKKINTILGVENE is encoded by the coding sequence ATGCCTCTAACGCCCAGAAATGATGTAAATTTTAAAAGAAATTTAATAGATATCATAAAATTTTCATATGACAATGACATAAGCAGACCATTTATATCTAACAACAAACTACTTATTGGATATGGCTTTAGCCTAAAAGATGATATAGAACTTATTTGTGCTCAAATTTATAAAAACAACAAAGACAAAGTCATAAAAGATGTCAAGCGAGCTATTGCTAACACCACTAGTACGACTACCATAGAAAAGATAGACACAGATGAACTTTTTAAAAAGATAAATGACGCCACAAAAGAGGCTTATGCAAAGTCTGGAGGTGCCGATACTTTACCTGAGTTTGAATTTAGCTCGGAAGATCAGCTAAATGCCATCTTGGAGCAAAAGCTTACGCCGCTAATCCAAGAGATAAATCAAAAATTAAACAACTCTTCACTTAAAAATTTACAAGCCGTTTCACTTACTTCAGATACACAAAACAGCCAAATTTCAAGAGAGCATGTCGCACTTTTAGCACTTCTTTATATCAGCAAGAAAAGTAATATTGATCCATCCCTAGCAAGCTATATCAAAAGCAAAAATCGTTTTAAGGCCTGGTTCTGGCTAGCATATGAAAGCTTTAGTGATGAGGCAAGCAATAAAACATCTATTTTACGAGAAAAAATTTCAAATCAGTTTGGGCTTTATGAAAGTAATGAACAAAATGTTAATTTTACCGAGTGTATAGATGTTTTTAGCCATTTAAATATTTCTAAAGCAAAATATAAATCAAAAAATCAAAACAATAAAGAGATCATCCAAAACGTCACTCATTTAGAATTTATGAAACTTCAAGAAAATGGATCAAATTTAAATGCATCAGATACATCAAAATGTGAGGCTTTATTTCAGCCATTTGTTACAAAGATAAATTCTTTATTAAGCACTCAAAGTACAAAAACCTTTAACCTTGAAAATATATACTGCGTAAATTTAATCAGCTCAAATGCTTCAAATACTTCAAGAATAAATAAGCTCTTAAGGCAAAGAGAGGAGGAATTTTATAAACAAGAAAACATACTCTTGCTATGCCCAAGAAAGATGACAACTCCTATTAGAGTCTTTCAACCTAAAAAGAGCGAATTTACCGTTGTGCTAGCTAGTCAGACTCCATTTGATTGCAGTGAGCTAAACCCAAAAGAGCTAAATTCTAGTAGGCCAAACTATGGCAAGGCAAATTTATGTGAGCTAATACTTACTGACTTTAAATTTGACTCTTATGAAGATAGTAAAAATGAAGAGATAAAATTTAAAAATGCAAAGAGCAAAGATACGGTAATACTTTATCAAGAAAACAAAAATGAAGAAGATAAGATAAATGGTGCTACCTTTACTAGCATAAAGCAAAATAGTGATGATATAGAGTATAAACTAGAAGATGACGCTATAAGTATGAAGTACTTTGAAGACCAAACGTCCAAAAACAAACACCTAAATTTCTCTTTATTAAATTTTGCTAAAGAGAATAACTTTACCCTAAGAGATGATAAAGACTCAGCTATGTTTGATATAAAGCTTCGTCTAGCTCATGGCAATAATATAGTACCTACATCAGCATCAAGTTCAGGTCTTACTCTTACAATAAACAATCTCATCATTGAAAACGAAGATGGTAAGGCAAGTGAAGATATAGATAAGATATATCTTCATCACTGCTTTGATAAAAGTATATATGAGAGTATATCTTTAGTAAAAAATGAAGACTCGGATATCAAAAACTCATATACAGCTACATTTAATATCCCAATAGACAAAGAGAATAAAGGAGATACTAAATTTATACTTTATTCAAGTGATCTAAGTAAAGTTTATAGCACTAAAGATATTCATGCTCACACTGATACAGCTGTAATATCTTTAGGATATCAAGATAAGAGTAGTTCTAACTTTTGCTATAGCAATAAGGTCTCGTTAAGAGATATAACAGATCATATAACAAATGTAATCTCTGATAGTGAGTATCCATTTAAGACAAATGAGCCAATAAGCTTAAAGGCTATATATAAACAAGAAAAAGGTAGTAAGAGATATAAAGAGATACTTTGGGGATATAAGGTAATAAATAGTAAAGAGTATGATGAACTATCCAAATCAAATCCAAAAGATGTAGTAGGCTTAAAAGATCAAAAGGGTAAAGAGATAACATTTAAAATTTCAGATGTTATACAAAAAGATGATCTAGATAAACTAAAACAAGGTGGTCATACTATAGTATTTTTTGCATATCTTGAAGGTGATAAGGATAAATTTAAGTTTTTTACAAGATATGGCAAAAATCATATAAGAATAGATATAAAGATACCTCTATATATTAAATTTAAAGACGATAAGCTAGTTATATATGAGTTTGAGCATGCTATAAAAGAGAAGACATTTGATGCTAAATTAAAGCTTAGTGATAATAAAGACGATACTTTAATAAAAAATGATAATTACTTATATATAAGTAAAGATATCTCTTCAAATGAGATAAATATATATGAAGACGACAAACTAAGCAAAGAGCTAAAAAGTGATGAGAATACAAATAAGAGCTATCAAATTTATGCAAAAGAAGAGAGCCCTAATAATCAGTCTAATGCAGATAAAGATGATAAGCTTGGTATAAATTTATTAAATAAAGAGAATATGGATAAATTTATTAACTCTTTTAATGAATCAAAGAGTTTAACTAGAGTAAATAAAGGTATATGGGAAGATGGAGATGAGGGGGTTGGAGTAAAGATGAGAGAAAGCTGTCTTTGTGGCAGAAATATATCAAAAGAAGAATTAATTAAATTGGGGGTCAGTGAAGACAACACAAATATTTTTTTAAACTACATTAATTCTACTATGAAAGAATATAATATTAACACTTGCAAAAGAAAAATACACTTCCTAGCACAAATAAGACATGAGTCTGGAGAATTTGTATACTTAAAGGAAATCGCGGACGGTTCAGCATATGAAGGTAGAAAGGATTTGGGAAATACTCAGCCAGGAGATGGAAAACGCTTCAAAGGTAGAGGATTAATTCAAATTACTGGAAGAAAAAATTATACCGCATATGGTTCTTACAAGGGTATTAATTTCACAGATGGAAGCAATAATACTAAGTTAGAAGAAAAACAATATGCTGTAGATTCAGCTGGATGGTATTGGGCTAAACACCTAAATGTTAATTTGAATAATATGGCTGACGATGATGATTTAATTTATATTACATATAGAATAAATGGAGGTTTTAATGGATTTAGTGATAGGAAAAATAAGTTACTCAAAATGCATTCAACAATTGAATGTTTGAGGGATAGTTTTAATAATCTAGAAGACAATAACTACTCTATTAAAAGCAGTAAAGTATGGAATATTCACGATGCTGTTTATAAATATGCCAATTTAAATAACTCTGAATCAAATGAGTGTCGCTTAAGATACCTTGAGCTAACAAAAGATTATTTAAAATTACCAAACGGAAAAGCGAAAGACATCATTATAAAAAGAAGAAAAAAAATTAATACAATTTTAGGAGTAGAAAATGAATAA
- the mraY gene encoding phospho-N-acetylmuramoyl-pentapeptide-transferase — protein MFYYIYEILNFNIFQYITVRASIAFFIAFALTTYLMPKFIAWAKAKNAAQPIYELAPQTHQKKAKTPTMGGLVFVFTAVLSTIICARLDNTFVLTSLFCLVCFTLLGYKDDYSKILGAKNHAGLSPKAKLFFQFLIAFVISVFLYASHELSTEFYLPFFKQPILDLKIFAIFFWTLVIVAASNSVNLTDGLDGLATVPSIFSLLTLGVFAYICGHAVFSSYLLLPKIIGVGESVVVSSALIGSLMGFLWFNCHPAEVFMGDSGSLSVGAYIGFMGVATKNEILLIIIGLIFVVETLSVILQVGSFKIFKRRIFLMAPIHHHFEIKGWAENKIIVRFWIIALLANLIALTALKIR, from the coding sequence ATGTTTTACTATATCTATGAAATTTTAAATTTTAATATCTTTCAATACATCACCGTTCGTGCTAGTATCGCTTTTTTCATCGCTTTTGCACTCACAACTTATTTGATGCCCAAATTTATCGCTTGGGCAAAGGCAAAAAACGCCGCCCAGCCTATCTACGAACTTGCCCCACAAACTCACCAAAAAAAGGCCAAAACGCCAACCATGGGCGGACTTGTTTTTGTCTTCACAGCCGTACTTTCCACGATAATTTGCGCAAGGCTTGATAACACATTTGTCTTAACATCTCTCTTTTGCCTAGTTTGCTTTACACTGCTTGGCTACAAGGACGATTACAGTAAAATTTTAGGAGCAAAAAATCACGCCGGCCTAAGCCCAAAAGCAAAGCTCTTTTTTCAGTTTTTAATAGCCTTTGTAATTTCTGTTTTTTTATATGCAAGTCACGAGCTTAGCACCGAGTTTTATCTACCTTTTTTTAAGCAACCTATTTTAGATTTAAAAATTTTTGCCATTTTCTTTTGGACACTGGTCATAGTCGCTGCTTCAAATTCAGTAAATTTAACAGACGGGCTTGACGGACTAGCTACTGTGCCATCGATATTTTCACTTTTAACACTTGGCGTTTTTGCCTACATCTGCGGACACGCGGTCTTTAGCTCATATTTACTCTTGCCAAAGATCATAGGTGTTGGTGAAAGCGTTGTTGTCTCTTCAGCCCTAATTGGCTCATTGATGGGCTTTTTATGGTTTAACTGCCATCCAGCTGAAGTCTTTATGGGCGATAGCGGTAGCTTGAGCGTTGGAGCATATATCGGTTTTATGGGCGTTGCGACCAAAAATGAAATCTTACTCATCATCATCGGCCTCATATTTGTGGTTGAAACCCTAAGCGTCATCTTGCAAGTGGGAAGCTTTAAAATTTTCAAACGCAGAATTTTTCTTATGGCGCCTATACATCACCATTTTGAGATAAAAGGCTGGGCGGAAAATAAGATCATCGTTCGCTTTTGGATCATCGCACTTTTAGCAAATCTAATCGCACTAACTGCGCTAAAGATCAGATAA